The Flavobacteriales bacterium genomic sequence GCGATATGGCTTCGTGCTTTTCCACATCAAATGATTCCCCTTTGGATTTCATGGGGCGCAATCCTTTTCCCTCCAATGCACTTACAAGCTTGTGATGGATCAGTCCGATTCCTTCCCTGATTGCCTTTGTTTCTTTTGTTTCTTCAATGGATTGGAGCGCCCGTTCAAAGTCGTCAAGTATGGGTAGAAGGGCCAGGAAAACATCCTCTCCGGCCGTTTTGATCAGATCCGCACGTTCGCGAATGGTGCGTTTCCGGAAGTTCTCAAACTCGGAATAGAGCCTCAGGTACTTGTCGTTTAATTCTTTCAACTGATCTCCCTGTGGTTCCACAGCTTGTTCTTCGGATGGAGAAGGCTGTGCCTGGTCTTTCAGTTGCGCTTCCTGTTCGTTTGTTTCGGTGTTGTTCTTCGCTTCTTTGTCTTCCATGTTGGTATTGATCATTTCTCCGGCCAGCTGTTCAAATAGTTTGCCAGTGGTGCAATGGCCGCCAAATTGACAGTTCTGGCATGCATGCAGCGGTGCCAATTGTCACGGGCTTGCAAAGATCAAAAAGTTTGGGAGAATTCCGAGGGATAATCGAAGGGACAGGACGGTCAGTGTTTGACGAGTTTGTCCAATTCGTAATGAAGGTCAATGCCACGCAGGTTTTTGGCGATCACCACTCCGTCTTCATTGATCAGGAACTGGGAGGGAATGGAGTTGACGCCATAGATAACTGCGGCTTCGGATTGCCATCCTTTCAGGTCACTGACATGGTAATCCCACTCCAGGCCGTCTTGAGCGATGGCTTTCACCCAGCGGTCTTTGTTGTTGTCGAGAGAAACACTGAAGATTTCAAAACCCTTTGCTTTCTTGAATTTGGCTTTGTGGTATTTGTGGTAAGCTTCCACTACGTTCGGGTTTTCCCTTCGGCAGGGAAGGCACCAGGAAGCCCAGAAATCCACCAGAACGATCTTTCCTTTCAGTGAAGAGAGGGACAGTGTTTTTCCGTCGGGGTTTTCAAAACTGAGGTCGGGGGCTTTGCTTCCTACGTCAACAGGTCCGGCATAAACAGCTACCGGGGCGGTTTCTGCATGGGCCGGTCTGTCCGGTCGCATCAACCCGAAGATCAGGAATGCGATCGCCATGGAACCCAGGGCGGTTGTTGCCGGATGTTTGAACAAGGCCATGCGCAAATATAATGATAATTTCGGGAGGTGGCGGATGTATCAGGACACCCGCCGGATGTCGGCACCCAATGCATTCAATCTCGCATCGATCTGCTGGTAACCACGGTCAATCTGTTCGATGTTATGGATCACGCTCTTGCCTTCGGCAGAAAGTGCCGCAATCAGAAGTGCCACGCCAGCGCGGATATCCGGGGAGGTCATTTCAATGCCCCTCAGCGGGTGAAGCCGGTTCAGTCCGATTACCGTGGCGCGGTGCGGATCACACAGGATGATTTGTGCCCGCATGTCGATCAGCTTATCCACGAAGAACAAGCGACTCTCAAACATCTTCTGATGGATGAGTACGCTGCCTTTTGCCTGGGTGGCGACCACCAGCACGATGCTTAGCAGGTCGGGTGTGAAACCCGGCCAGGGGGCATCGGCGATGGTCATGATGGAGCCATCCATGAAAGCATCGATCTCGTAGTGATCTTGTGCAGGAATGTATATGTCATCGCCCTTGCGTTCGAATTGGATGCCCAGGTTTCCGAACACTTGTGGAATGATGCCCAGGTGTTCGTATCCGGTATTTTTGATGGTGATCTCGGATTGCGTCATGGCAGCCAGACCTATGAAGCTACCCACTTCAATCATGTCTGGGAGCAGGGTATGTTCTGTGCCTCCCAGTTGGTCAGTGCCTTCGATGGTGAGGAGGTTGGAACCGATTCCGCTGATTTTCGCGCCCATGCGGTTGAGCATGGAACAAAGTTGCTGCAGATAAGGTTCGCAGGCGGCATTGTAAACGGTTGTGGTTCCGCGGGCGAGAGATGCAGCCATAACGATGTTGGCTGTGCCTGTTACCGACGCTTCATCCAGCAGCATGTAAGTGCCCTTCAGATGATCGGCATGCACGGTGTAGCAATTGATGCTGCTGTCGTAGTCGAACCGGGCACCCAGGTTTTGGAATCCCAGGAAGTGGGTATCAAGCCTTCTGCGGCCGATCTTGTCGCCACCGGGTTTTGAAACGAATGCTTTACCGAAGCGCGCCAGGAGCGGACCGAGGATCATGACCGATCCGCGAATGCGGCTGCTTTTCTTTCTGAAGGCTTCGGTACTGAGGTGTTCGAGGTTGATGTCTTTCGCCTCAAACTCACATGTGGTGCGATCCACCCGATTGATCTTCACACCCATGTCGGCCAGCAGGTCGATCAGGATGTTGATATCGATGATGTCAGGAAGGTTGCGAAGGGTGACTTTTTCCGGGGTGAGCAGAACGGCGCAGATTACCTGCAGTGCTTCGTTTTTTGCGCCTTGTGGCTGCAGCTCGCCGTGGAGCTTTTTACCGCCGGTGATTTCGAAGGTAGCCATGCGGGAAATCAGTGACGTTTGCGCGGGCGGTTGCCTTTTTGCATCGGCTTCTTTTTGCCTTTCTTGTGACCGCCGCCGGAATTGTTGTTCTGGGCACCCACTTGTGCCAGGATTTCGTTGGTGCTGGTCAATCTGCTCGGATCTTTCATTTTGAGCTTACCATGTGAAAGCATGTCCAGGTGATCCAGGATGTCCTGGTCGTTCACGCTGTCTTTGTTCCAGCTCAGGTAAGCCTTTTTCATCATATTGGCCACGATGGTTACCAGGGCGTCTTTCTTTTCACCCTCTTCCATTTCCGTTGCTTTCCGGATCATTTCTTCAATGGTGAACCCGTAATGACGGAACCGCATGTGGTGTTGCGGATAGCGCATTTGTTCGGGTTTGGATTCGAGGATATCGGGGGAAGGTTTTTCATACGGACTGTCCACGTCCAGGTTGAAATTGGAAATGATGAACAGGTGATCCCAGAGTTTATGTTTGAAATCGTTGATGTCTCTCAGGTGCGGGTTCAGCTGACCCATAACCGTGATGATGGATTGTGCCACTTTGTTGCGCTGCGTTTTGTCTTCGACGGTGCAGGCATAATTGACCATTTTCTGAATGTTCCGTCCGTATTCCGGAATAATCATCAATCCTCTCTCGGTGTTGTATTCCAATTCCGGTACACTTGCGGGTTGTCTGGCTTCTTTTTGATCCATTTGATAAGAAAGTCTTTGTTTGTTCAGGCGAAGAAAATCAAGCCTGTTTGCTTCGCGGCCCGTTTACCAGCCGGCAGACGGGTCACAAATATAGGTAAATAATCACAACATCTGAGTCCTAACATGGGAAGTCTTCAACGGATCTTCAGCTTGGCATATTTTAGCAGCAATTGCTTTTGTCCTGCGGCCGGAAAGAATACGGTCGCCTTCCGGTTTTCGGCGCTGCCCTCGATCTTCAGGATTTTTCCTTTACCAAAGCGTTGGTGTTCGACTTCCATGCCGGCTTGGAGTGCGGAAGAATCATCTGCTTCAAAAGGTGCCTCCGGCTGGGTTGGCTTGGAAATCTTTACCAGCTTTCGTTGGAGGGTGTTGATGGCTTCTTTCTTCTTCACCTGGTATTGTTTCTCCACGCTTTCAACGGCAGAGCGGATGGCTTTGCGTTGCTGCATGTTCGGGAGTTCGAGGTATTGCTCATCGATTTCTTCCAGGAACCTGCTCGGTTCGCAATGTACCAGATTGCCCCATCGAAAACGGGAGGTGGCGTACGACAGAAATGCACGTGACTTGGCCCGGGTGATGGCCACGTAGAACAACCGTCTTTCTTCTTCCAGGTCGGCCCGTGAATTAACGGACAGTTGCGAAGGGAAGAGGTTTTCTTCCATCCCAACCACAAAAACATAGGGAAATTCAAGGCCCTTGGCTGCGTGCACGGTCATCATCAGCACCCGATCCGGGTTTTCCTCATCGTCCCTGTCCGAATCGGTCAGCAGGGCGATGTCTTGCATGAAATCGGACAACGTCTTCTGCCTTACTTCACCCGTCACCATATCCAGTTCCTCTTTGTCGCAAAAGGCACGCACCCCGTTCAGCAATTCCTGGATGTTCTCATACCGGCTGATGCCCTCGGGTGTTTTGTCGTCATAAAGGCTTTTCATCAACCCGGATGTGGATGCAATCTCTTCCGCAACTTCGTAAGCTGCTTTTAAAGACTGCAACCCGTGAAAATGTTTGATCAGCGCCGAGAAGCCGTTGAGTTTGGATTGCACCCCCCGGTTGAAGTGCTGGTTCAGGAGGCCCGGGTTCTGTAACACCTCCCAGTAGCTGTTGCCACTGGATGTGGCCAGGAAACCAAGTTTGTCTACCGTGGTTTGCCCGATGCCGCGGGCCGGGTAATTGATGATGCGTTTCAGGGCTTCTTCGTCATGCGGGTTGATCAGCATCCTGAAATAAGCCAACAGGTCTTTGATCTCTTTGCGCTGGTAAAAAGAGATGCCACCGTATATTTTATAAGGTATGTTGAGTCTTCGGAACGCTTCTTCCATGGCACGCGATTGCGCATTGGTGCGATACAGCACGGCGAAGTCGCTGTTTGGGTGCTGGCCCTCCATCTTCAGTTGAAAAACCGATTGGGCGACCCATTTGCCTTCTTCCTGGTCGCTGTGGGCCCGCATGACGCGGATGGGTTGGCCGGCTTCGTTGGCGGTCCAGACTTCTTTGCGCAACCGTTCCCGATTGTGCGATATCAGGCTGTTGGCTGCATTCACGATGGTTTGGGTGGAACGGTAGTTCTGCTCGAGGCGGAACACCTGCAAATCCGGGTAATCTTTTTCGAAATTAAGGATGTTCTGAATGTTTGCACCACGGAAGCCGTAGATGCTTTGGGCGTCATCCCCTACTACGCATATGTTCTGGTAAGCGCTGGCCAGTTTTTTGATGATCGCGTACTGGGCGTGGTTGGTATCCTGGTACTCATCCACCATGATGTAGCGGAACTTGTGTTGATACTTGTGCAGAACTTCCGGAAATTCTTTCAGCAGGCGGTAGGTGTTCACCAATATGTCGTCGAAGTCCATGGCTCCCGCCTTGAAGCATCTTTCCGAATAAATCTGGAAGATGGTAGCCAGTTCGGTTCTTCCTGAAGCATGATCGTCAGACTGAATATTGGGATCCTGTTTGTATTCGGCTACCGAGATCAGGCTGTTTTTGGCTGAAGAGATGCGATGCAACACGTAGCCGGGCTGGTATACCTTGTCATCAAGGTTTCTTTCTTTGATGATGCTACGCAGCAGGCTTTTGGAATCATCGGTATCATAAATGGTGAAGTTGGACGGGTAGCCGAGCCTTTCGCCTTCCATGCGCAGGATGCGGGCGAATACGGAGTGGAAGGTGCCCATCCATAGGTTCCGGGCTTCGTGATCACCGACAATCTCCATGATGCGGTTTTTCATCTCACGGGCAGCCTTATTGGTGAAGGTGAGGGCCAGGATGTTAAAGGCATCCACGTCGTTGCGCATCAGGTGAACGATGCGGTAAGTCAGCACGCGGGTTTTGCCGGAGCCGGCTCCGGCGATGACCATGACAGGTCCTTCAAGGCATTCGATGGCGTGGCGTTGCGCATCATTCAGGTGATCCAGGTATCCCATGCCCCAAAAGTAGCATCATTGGCACGGTCTGGCAAGTAAACTTTTCAACGGGTTCATCGATGGTTGATTCCGTGTTCCGGTGCCCACAAAAATCACCTGAAGGTTGTGCTTTGAAAATGGGACAAAAGAATGTATTGAAAATCTTCATCCGGTATGTTGGTTTTTTAAAAAATCCTTGTACCTTTGCAGCCCCTAAATTGGGAGAAAACTTGAATAAAAGGCCCCCGAATACTGAAAATTAAAGAAACAAGAGAATGCCTACAATTCAGCAATTGGTAAGGAAAGGACGTAAATCGATCGTCTCCAAAAGCAAGTCACCGGCATTGGATTCCTGTCCGCAACGGAGAGGAGTTTGTGTGCGCGTATATACCACAACGCCCAAGAAGCCCAACTCGGCCATGCGTAAAGTTGCACGTGTGCGTCTGACCAACAGCAAAGAGGTGAATGCTTATATCCCTGGTGAAGGTCATAACCTGCAGGAACACAGCATCGTGCTGGTTCGTGGAGGTAGGGTAAAGGACCTTCCGGGTGTACGTTACCACATTGTTCGGGGCACCTTGGATACTTCAGGTGTGGAAGGCCGCAAACAAAGAAGGTCAAAATACGGTGCAAAAAAACCCAAAGCGCCTAAAGCATAAATGTTAGTTCAGCCATGAGAAAAGGAAGAGCAAAAAAGAATTATCTGCTGCCGGATCCAAAATTCAAGGACACCCTGGTAACACGTTTTGTAAACGACCTGATGTTGAGCGGTAAGAAGAGCATCGCATACGAGATTTTTTACGGTGCTATTGAGCGTGTGAGTGAGCGTACCAAGGAAGACGGTCTGGAAATCTGGAAAAAGGCGCTGACGAATGTCACTCCCCAGGTTGAGGTGAGAAGCCGTCGTGTGGGTGGAGCCACCTTCCAGATTCCTCAGGAAGTTCGTCCGAGCAGGAAGACTTCCCTGGGCATCAAATGGCTGATTAAGTATTCAAGGGAGAGAAAAGGCCGCAACATGAGCGACAAACTGGCTGAAGAGATCATTGCAGCGTCAAAGGAAGAAGGAGCGGCCTTCAAGAAGAAGGAAGATACACACCGCATGGCAGAAGCCAACAAGGCGTTTTCACATTTCAGGTTCTAAGCAGGAGAAGCAACAATGAGTAATCTTAAACAAACAAGGAACATCGGTATCATGGCGCACATTGATGCCGGTAAGACCACCACTTCCGAGCGCATCCTGTTCTACACCGGTGTGAATTATAAGATCGGTGAGGTGCACGATGGTGCGGCTACCATGGACTGGATGGTGCAGGAACAGGAGCGCGGTATCACCATTACCTCCGCTGCTACCACATGTTTCTGGACTTACAGAGGAGAGAAGTTCAAGATCAACCTGATTGATACTCCGGGCCACGTAGATTTTACCGTTGAAGTGGAGCGCTCCCTGCGTGTACTTGACGGTGCTGTGGCTCTTTTTTGTGCCGTGGGTGGTGTTGAACCCCAGTCAGAAACCGTATGGCGTCAGGCCAATAAGTACCACGTTCCGAGGATTGCTTTCGTGAACAAGATGGACCGTTCAGGTGCCGATTTCTTCAATGTGGTTGACCAAGTCAAAACCCGTTTGAGCGCAAAACCGGTTCCCCTGCA encodes the following:
- a CDS encoding nucleotide exchange factor GrpE; its protein translation is MINTNMEDKEAKNNTETNEQEAQLKDQAQPSPSEEQAVEPQGDQLKELNDKYLRLYSEFENFRKRTIRERADLIKTAGEDVFLALLPILDDFERALQSIEETKETKAIREGIGLIHHKLVSALEGKGLRPMKSKGESFDVEKHEAISQVPAPDEASKGKVIEELEKGYTLYDKVIRYAKVVIGQ
- a CDS encoding redoxin domain-containing protein; the protein is MALFKHPATTALGSMAIAFLIFGLMRPDRPAHAETAPVAVYAGPVDVGSKAPDLSFENPDGKTLSLSSLKGKIVLVDFWASWCLPCRRENPNVVEAYHKYHKAKFKKAKGFEIFSVSLDNNKDRWVKAIAQDGLEWDYHVSDLKGWQSEAAVIYGVNSIPSQFLINEDGVVIAKNLRGIDLHYELDKLVKH
- the murA gene encoding UDP-N-acetylglucosamine 1-carboxyvinyltransferase, giving the protein MATFEITGGKKLHGELQPQGAKNEALQVICAVLLTPEKVTLRNLPDIIDINILIDLLADMGVKINRVDRTTCEFEAKDINLEHLSTEAFRKKSSRIRGSVMILGPLLARFGKAFVSKPGGDKIGRRRLDTHFLGFQNLGARFDYDSSINCYTVHADHLKGTYMLLDEASVTGTANIVMAASLARGTTTVYNAACEPYLQQLCSMLNRMGAKISGIGSNLLTIEGTDQLGGTEHTLLPDMIEVGSFIGLAAMTQSEITIKNTGYEHLGIIPQVFGNLGIQFERKGDDIYIPAQDHYEIDAFMDGSIMTIADAPWPGFTPDLLSIVLVVATQAKGSVLIHQKMFESRLFFVDKLIDMRAQIILCDPHRATVIGLNRLHPLRGIEMTSPDIRAGVALLIAALSAEGKSVIHNIEQIDRGYQQIDARLNALGADIRRVS
- a CDS encoding DUF4290 domain-containing protein, which codes for MDQKEARQPASVPELEYNTERGLMIIPEYGRNIQKMVNYACTVEDKTQRNKVAQSIITVMGQLNPHLRDINDFKHKLWDHLFIISNFNLDVDSPYEKPSPDILESKPEQMRYPQHHMRFRHYGFTIEEMIRKATEMEEGEKKDALVTIVANMMKKAYLSWNKDSVNDQDILDHLDMLSHGKLKMKDPSRLTSTNEILAQVGAQNNNSGGGHKKGKKKPMQKGNRPRKRH
- a CDS encoding UvrD-helicase domain-containing protein, producing MGYLDHLNDAQRHAIECLEGPVMVIAGAGSGKTRVLTYRIVHLMRNDVDAFNILALTFTNKAAREMKNRIMEIVGDHEARNLWMGTFHSVFARILRMEGERLGYPSNFTIYDTDDSKSLLRSIIKERNLDDKVYQPGYVLHRISSAKNSLISVAEYKQDPNIQSDDHASGRTELATIFQIYSERCFKAGAMDFDDILVNTYRLLKEFPEVLHKYQHKFRYIMVDEYQDTNHAQYAIIKKLASAYQNICVVGDDAQSIYGFRGANIQNILNFEKDYPDLQVFRLEQNYRSTQTIVNAANSLISHNRERLRKEVWTANEAGQPIRVMRAHSDQEEGKWVAQSVFQLKMEGQHPNSDFAVLYRTNAQSRAMEEAFRRLNIPYKIYGGISFYQRKEIKDLLAYFRMLINPHDEEALKRIINYPARGIGQTTVDKLGFLATSSGNSYWEVLQNPGLLNQHFNRGVQSKLNGFSALIKHFHGLQSLKAAYEVAEEIASTSGLMKSLYDDKTPEGISRYENIQELLNGVRAFCDKEELDMVTGEVRQKTLSDFMQDIALLTDSDRDDEENPDRVLMMTVHAAKGLEFPYVFVVGMEENLFPSQLSVNSRADLEEERRLFYVAITRAKSRAFLSYATSRFRWGNLVHCEPSRFLEEIDEQYLELPNMQQRKAIRSAVESVEKQYQVKKKEAINTLQRKLVKISKPTQPEAPFEADDSSALQAGMEVEHQRFGKGKILKIEGSAENRKATVFFPAAGQKQLLLKYAKLKIR
- a CDS encoding 30S ribosomal protein S12, translated to MPTIQQLVRKGRKSIVSKSKSPALDSCPQRRGVCVRVYTTTPKKPNSAMRKVARVRLTNSKEVNAYIPGEGHNLQEHSIVLVRGGRVKDLPGVRYHIVRGTLDTSGVEGRKQRRSKYGAKKPKAPKA
- the rpsG gene encoding 30S ribosomal protein S7 — its product is MRKGRAKKNYLLPDPKFKDTLVTRFVNDLMLSGKKSIAYEIFYGAIERVSERTKEDGLEIWKKALTNVTPQVEVRSRRVGGATFQIPQEVRPSRKTSLGIKWLIKYSRERKGRNMSDKLAEEIIAASKEEGAAFKKKEDTHRMAEANKAFSHFRF